In Pedobacter sp. W3I1, one DNA window encodes the following:
- a CDS encoding isoaspartyl peptidase/L-asparaginase family protein, producing the protein MKRLKLITLFLFSALTLQVSAQQKKYVMVIHGGAGTILKKNMTAEKEAAYIAVLTQALQAGYAEIKAGKSSLDAVEATIHVLENDPHFNAGKGAVFTHDGRNELDAAIMDGKTLMAGSVAGVTTIKNPISAARVVMEKSEHVMMVGTGAEQFAKEVGLEIVDPKYFWTKERWDGLQKAIKEDSTKAVLDHGNKKSELLGSKNHDYKFGTVGCVALDQAGNLAAGTSTGGMTNKKYGRVGDAPIIGAGTYCNNETAGISCTGWGEFYIRNVVAKTISDLMEYKGLSVAEASKIALDKVGKMGGDGGLIALDKKGNVAMPFNTEGMYRGTITTDGKIEVSIYK; encoded by the coding sequence ATGAAACGGTTAAAATTAATCACCTTATTCTTGTTTTCGGCTTTAACCCTGCAAGTTTCTGCACAGCAGAAAAAATATGTAATGGTCATTCACGGCGGTGCCGGCACCATTCTTAAAAAGAACATGACTGCCGAAAAGGAAGCCGCTTATATTGCTGTTTTAACACAAGCCTTACAAGCAGGCTATGCAGAAATTAAAGCAGGTAAATCGAGCCTCGATGCCGTTGAAGCAACCATTCATGTTTTAGAAAACGATCCTCATTTTAATGCTGGCAAAGGTGCAGTTTTTACGCATGATGGTAGAAATGAGCTTGACGCCGCAATAATGGATGGAAAAACCTTGATGGCGGGATCCGTTGCTGGGGTAACTACCATAAAAAATCCAATTTCTGCAGCAAGGGTAGTGATGGAAAAATCGGAACATGTAATGATGGTTGGTACTGGTGCAGAGCAGTTTGCTAAAGAAGTGGGACTGGAAATTGTAGATCCAAAATACTTCTGGACTAAAGAACGTTGGGATGGTTTGCAAAAAGCAATTAAAGAAGATTCGACAAAGGCGGTATTAGATCATGGAAACAAGAAATCGGAATTACTTGGAAGTAAAAACCACGATTATAAATTTGGTACTGTGGGTTGTGTAGCCTTAGATCAAGCGGGCAACTTAGCTGCAGGAACTTCAACCGGTGGCATGACCAATAAAAAATATGGACGGGTGGGCGATGCACCTATTATTGGTGCTGGTACCTATTGCAATAACGAAACAGCTGGTATTTCCTGTACCGGTTGGGGTGAGTTTTATATCCGTAATGTGGTGGCCAAAACGATTTCCGATTTAATGGAATATAAGGGATTATCTGTTGCAGAGGCATCGAAAATTGCTTTAGATAAAGTAGGTAAAATGGGTGGCGACGGTGGTTTAATTGCTTTAGATAAAAAAGGCAATGTTGCCATGCCATTTAATACTGAAGGCATGTACCGGGGAACAATCACCACCGATGGTAAAATTGAAGTGAGTATTTATAAATAA
- a CDS encoding ABC transporter ATP-binding protein, which yields MAVTGDVYNTGLLKRIFQYVKPYRAVFVWSVILTILLAAISPVRPFLIKYTLDHYILTGNFSGLVNMTMLMVFMLILQTLIQYNHTLLTNTLGQSVIRDLRINVFNHITKLRLKFFDKTPIGQLITRTVSDLETIADIFSEGLISMIGDSLQVVVIVCVMLYTDWQLSLVVLLPIPLLIMATRKFQKAIKVAFQEIRNEVSNLNTFLQEHITGVSIVQYFAREKQEYRKFYAINKRYRDANIRSNWYYSIFFPVVELISAMSLGLLVWYGAKSILSKPLDVTPGTITQFIMYLGMVFTPIRQLADKFNTLQMGMVGAERVFKVLDTDETTPDHGEQKPAKLEGNIKFEKVWFAYNDENYVLKDLSFEVKAGETVALVGATGAGKSSTINILNRFYEVKKGDITVDGIRIEDFELDYLRSHIATVLQDVFLFSDTILNNITLNNPEITIAEVVNAAKKVGAHDFIERLPGAYQYNVMERGATLSAGQAQLISFIRALVHNPAILVLDEATSSVDTETELLIQKAIDNLMEGRTSIVIAHRLSTIQKADQIIVLDKGEIKEKGTHQQLLKLNGYYKKLYDLQFSSKGIAKV from the coding sequence ATGGCAGTTACAGGCGACGTATACAACACCGGATTACTGAAACGTATTTTTCAATACGTAAAGCCTTATCGTGCTGTTTTTGTTTGGTCGGTTATTTTAACCATACTGCTTGCAGCCATTTCTCCCGTTCGTCCATTTTTAATTAAGTATACGCTCGATCATTATATTTTAACAGGTAATTTCTCAGGTTTGGTAAATATGACCATGCTGATGGTTTTCATGCTGATCTTACAGACTTTGATCCAATATAACCATACCCTTTTAACCAATACATTGGGGCAATCGGTAATCCGCGACCTGCGGATCAATGTATTTAACCACATTACCAAACTCCGCCTTAAATTTTTCGATAAAACACCAATCGGACAATTAATTACCAGAACAGTTTCAGATTTGGAAACCATTGCCGATATTTTTTCGGAAGGTTTAATCTCAATGATTGGCGATAGTTTGCAGGTGGTGGTAATTGTGTGCGTAATGTTATATACCGACTGGCAGTTAAGTTTAGTGGTGCTTTTGCCTATCCCGCTGTTAATTATGGCTACCCGGAAATTTCAGAAGGCGATTAAAGTTGCATTTCAGGAAATCAGGAACGAGGTTTCTAACCTGAATACCTTTTTACAAGAACATATTACAGGCGTTTCTATTGTTCAATACTTTGCAAGAGAGAAACAGGAGTACAGAAAATTCTACGCCATCAATAAACGTTATCGCGATGCCAATATCCGTTCTAACTGGTATTATTCTATTTTTTTTCCCGTAGTAGAGTTGATATCGGCCATGTCTTTGGGTTTGTTGGTTTGGTACGGCGCAAAAAGCATTCTTTCCAAGCCATTGGATGTAACACCCGGAACCATCACGCAGTTTATCATGTACCTGGGTATGGTGTTTACGCCTATCCGCCAGCTGGCTGATAAATTTAATACGCTACAGATGGGCATGGTGGGCGCTGAACGTGTTTTTAAAGTTTTAGATACCGACGAAACTACACCAGATCATGGTGAGCAGAAACCAGCCAAACTGGAAGGCAACATCAAGTTCGAAAAGGTTTGGTTTGCCTATAACGACGAGAACTACGTATTGAAAGACCTCAGCTTTGAGGTAAAAGCTGGCGAAACCGTTGCTTTGGTTGGTGCAACCGGAGCAGGAAAATCTTCTACCATTAATATTCTGAATCGCTTTTATGAAGTGAAAAAAGGAGATATTACGGTTGATGGCATCCGCATAGAAGATTTTGAACTGGATTATTTAAGAAGCCACATTGCCACTGTACTTCAGGATGTTTTCTTATTTTCAGATACCATTTTAAATAATATCACCCTTAATAATCCAGAAATTACGATAGCAGAAGTGGTTAATGCGGCCAAAAAAGTTGGTGCGCACGATTTTATCGAACGTTTACCAGGCGCTTATCAATATAATGTGATGGAAAGAGGTGCGACGCTCTCTGCAGGTCAGGCGCAGTTAATTTCGTTTATCCGTGCGCTGGTACACAATCCTGCTATTTTGGTTTTAGATGAAGCCACTTCTTCAGTTGATACCGAAACAGAATTATTGATCCAGAAAGCCATTGATAACTTAATGGAAGGCCGTACCTCAATTGTAATTGCCCACCGCTTATCGACTATTCAAAAAGCCGATCAGATTATTGTGCTCGATAAAGGAGAAATTAAAGAAAAAGGCACGCATCAACAGCTGTTAAAATTAAATGGCTACTATAAAAAGCTTTACGATCTGCAGTTCTCGTCAAAAGGCATAGCTAAAGTTTAA
- a CDS encoding DUF4293 domain-containing protein: MIQRIQSIWLFLAALTLVLMLFLPIATKDAAGTASAIYTTGLYQTLSIKAGVGLKTQSFLPLIITNIAVAFICLMNIFNYKRRSFQKRIAIVTIVLIGGFAFWCSIYAKKLPGGIEGANFGVGAYLPALAILFIVLAIFGINKDERLIRSAERLR, translated from the coding sequence ATGATACAAAGAATACAATCGATCTGGCTTTTTTTAGCGGCTTTAACCTTAGTTTTAATGTTGTTTTTACCCATCGCAACTAAAGATGCTGCCGGAACAGCATCAGCGATATACACTACAGGCTTATATCAAACTTTAAGTATTAAAGCAGGTGTAGGTCTTAAAACCCAATCTTTTTTACCTTTAATCATTACCAATATCGCTGTTGCATTTATTTGTTTAATGAATATCTTTAACTACAAAAGAAGAAGTTTCCAGAAACGCATTGCAATTGTAACGATTGTGTTGATTGGTGGCTTTGCTTTTTGGTGCAGCATTTACGCCAAAAAATTGCCTGGCGGCATTGAAGGTGCCAATTTCGGAGTTGGAGCTTACTTGCCTGCATTAGCTATTTTATTTATTGTACTGGCTATTTTTGGAATTAATAAAGATGAGCGGTTAATCCGTTCGGCCGAAAGGTTAAGATAA
- the truA gene encoding tRNA pseudouridine(38-40) synthase TruA, whose translation MHVKLYFCIALSKKRYFIQLAYDGSLYHGWQIQPNAITVQELLDKAMSVFFRQPIETLGCGRTDAGVHATDFYAHFDVEGIEETKVLNAITGVNAMLPYQIAAKRIIPVHDDAHARFDATARAYKYYLHFEKNPFKHNRSWLVKDKLEVEAMNEAATLLLNYIDFSCFSKSNTQTFTNNCKITKAVFEQQEDGLVFTIQADRFLRNMVRAIMGTLVEIGKKKINLADFKAIIESKNRSKAGQSVPACGLYLVKIEYDYIK comes from the coding sequence TTGCACGTTAAACTGTACTTTTGCATCGCTTTGAGTAAAAAAAGGTATTTCATCCAATTGGCTTATGATGGCAGCTTGTACCACGGCTGGCAAATTCAACCTAATGCAATCACCGTTCAGGAATTGTTAGATAAGGCTATGTCTGTTTTTTTTAGGCAGCCTATCGAAACTTTGGGTTGTGGAAGAACGGATGCAGGTGTGCATGCTACTGATTTTTATGCGCATTTTGATGTGGAAGGAATAGAAGAGACTAAGGTATTGAATGCCATTACTGGGGTTAATGCCATGTTGCCTTACCAAATTGCAGCAAAACGGATAATTCCGGTACATGACGATGCGCATGCCCGCTTTGATGCCACTGCCCGTGCTTATAAATATTACCTTCACTTCGAAAAAAATCCTTTTAAACATAATCGATCGTGGCTGGTTAAAGATAAGCTGGAAGTTGAAGCCATGAACGAGGCAGCTACCCTTTTATTAAATTACATCGATTTTTCGTGTTTTAGCAAATCGAATACCCAAACTTTTACAAACAACTGTAAAATAACTAAAGCAGTTTTCGAACAACAGGAAGACGGATTGGTTTTTACTATCCAGGCCGATCGTTTTTTAAGGAACATGGTAAGGGCCATTATGGGTACTTTGGTGGAAATCGGTAAAAAAAAAATAAATTTAGCAGATTTTAAAGCAATAATAGAAAGTAAAAATCGCAGTAAAGCCGGTCAATCGGTACCTGCCTGCGGTTTGTATTTAGTGAAGATAGAATACGATTATATAAAATGA